One part of the Myxococcales bacterium genome encodes these proteins:
- a CDS encoding protein kinase produces MASQPQPRRTAPLRAGFPRALGAQYTLVGELAQGGMAEVFLALAGGIGARRVCAIKTVRYLPGDRDAELLSKRFLEEAGAVMRLAHENLVYVFDAGLVERQLYLAMEFLEGKSVADVLARSQGAEQALPPELALHVAMQTLQGLAHAHQHGLVHRDVTPSNIMVTSAGAVKLLDFGLARQVDDTRQTGLSLKLGKPGYVAPEHLYGAPTDHRADLFSVAVVLWELLAGRRLFDEGRPRSWAFVSPSLYGGPAELDESLRIALSEDPLDRFSSADEFAQELSRFVAPADHRKALTAWLGVAFGAQIALDRRQREALVDAARFATPEDTVDVNAAGPMNRPADYVGTLLGGRYRVQRLLATGSMGAVYEGEHEGIGRKVAVKIPFLQGSPELKARFVREARATNKIDDPHVVQITDAGETPQGDAFVVMDLLEGRTLEALNAEKGCWSPEEAVAIAVQIARGLEAAHEAGIVHRDLKPSNVMVLEGRQGTLVKILDFGVAKLMQPEANLPIDGLTRPETALGTPSYMAPEQVVEGRAVDPRADIYAAAVILYEMLEGRLPHEASDTPTLCWAKAHTPPAALVAPGASPVLRSLVMEALAIDPRARPSSSSAWRSRLEALRPERRRTSSTLPVAAAQEPRRKRTVVLILVLAGLAAMGLWWARGGAGAHRPQPRATVLPPAAPAPVPPEVLAVPPAAPVAGPAAINAEVAAPSRPSPGPTPVPAPEKPPAVREAPDVQATVTSPHEAPKADAPLLDAAERALLVGDYIQANRWALEAVAAGKSAQAYGLLARVHLAQEEAQAARAVVEEGLSRYPSDRLLLKLSERLK; encoded by the coding sequence ATGGCCTCGCAACCCCAGCCCCGCCGAACTGCCCCCTTGCGCGCCGGGTTTCCGCGTGCGCTCGGCGCGCAGTACACGCTGGTGGGGGAGCTGGCACAGGGGGGCATGGCCGAGGTGTTCCTGGCCTTGGCCGGCGGCATCGGTGCCCGGCGGGTCTGCGCGATCAAAACCGTGCGGTATCTGCCGGGTGACCGAGACGCCGAACTGCTTTCGAAGCGGTTCCTCGAGGAAGCAGGGGCGGTCATGCGTCTTGCGCACGAGAATCTCGTGTACGTCTTCGACGCGGGGCTGGTGGAGCGGCAGCTCTATCTCGCCATGGAGTTTCTCGAGGGCAAGAGCGTGGCCGACGTGCTGGCCCGTTCCCAGGGCGCGGAACAAGCGCTCCCTCCCGAGCTTGCGTTGCACGTCGCCATGCAGACGCTGCAGGGCCTGGCCCATGCGCACCAGCACGGGCTCGTTCATCGGGACGTGACGCCCTCGAACATCATGGTCACCAGCGCAGGAGCGGTGAAGCTCCTCGATTTTGGCCTCGCCCGCCAGGTCGATGACACGCGACAGACGGGGCTTTCCCTGAAGCTGGGCAAACCTGGCTATGTGGCTCCCGAACATCTTTACGGCGCACCCACGGATCACCGGGCCGATCTCTTTTCGGTGGCCGTGGTCCTATGGGAGCTGTTGGCGGGGCGACGTTTGTTCGATGAGGGGCGACCTCGGTCGTGGGCCTTCGTGTCTCCGTCCCTTTATGGTGGCCCGGCGGAGCTCGACGAGTCCTTGAGGATCGCCTTGTCCGAGGATCCCCTGGACAGGTTCAGCTCTGCCGACGAGTTTGCGCAAGAGCTCTCGCGCTTTGTCGCTCCCGCCGATCACCGCAAAGCCCTCACGGCGTGGCTCGGTGTCGCTTTCGGCGCGCAGATCGCATTGGATCGCCGTCAACGCGAGGCCCTGGTGGACGCGGCCCGTTTCGCCACGCCCGAGGATACGGTCGACGTCAACGCGGCAGGCCCGATGAACCGGCCCGCTGACTACGTGGGGACGTTGCTCGGTGGCCGCTATCGCGTGCAGAGGCTCCTGGCAACGGGTTCGATGGGCGCGGTCTACGAGGGTGAGCATGAGGGCATCGGGCGCAAGGTGGCGGTGAAGATTCCGTTCTTGCAGGGCAGTCCCGAGCTGAAGGCGCGCTTCGTCCGCGAGGCTCGTGCCACCAACAAAATCGATGATCCTCACGTCGTGCAGATCACCGACGCCGGCGAGACACCGCAGGGTGATGCGTTCGTCGTGATGGACCTCCTCGAAGGCAGAACGCTCGAGGCCCTCAACGCCGAAAAGGGCTGCTGGTCCCCCGAAGAGGCCGTGGCGATCGCGGTCCAGATCGCACGGGGTCTCGAGGCCGCACACGAAGCTGGCATCGTGCATCGCGATCTCAAGCCCTCGAACGTCATGGTCCTGGAAGGCCGCCAGGGCACGTTGGTCAAGATCCTGGACTTCGGGGTGGCGAAGCTCATGCAGCCCGAAGCCAATCTCCCTATCGACGGCCTGACCCGGCCGGAGACCGCGCTCGGAACCCCAAGCTACATGGCCCCCGAACAGGTCGTGGAGGGCCGGGCGGTGGATCCGCGCGCGGACATTTACGCCGCGGCCGTGATCCTGTACGAAATGCTCGAGGGGCGTTTGCCGCACGAGGCCTCCGATACGCCCACTCTGTGCTGGGCCAAAGCGCATACGCCGCCCGCAGCTCTGGTTGCGCCGGGCGCATCGCCGGTCTTGCGAAGTTTGGTGATGGAGGCGCTGGCGATCGACCCCCGCGCACGGCCAAGCTCTTCGTCCGCGTGGCGGTCGCGCCTCGAGGCCCTTCGGCCCGAAAGAAGGCGAACCAGCAGCACCCTGCCCGTGGCGGCGGCGCAAGAGCCAAGGCGAAAACGTACCGTGGTGCTGATCCTCGTTCTGGCGGGGCTCGCCGCGATGGGGCTTTGGTGGGCACGGGGCGGCGCGGGCGCACATCGTCCGCAGCCGCGCGCGACGGTCTTGCCCCCGGCTGCGCCCGCTCCCGTGCCTCCCGAGGTTCTGGCCGTTCCGCCGGCCGCCCCCGTCGCGGGCCCTGCCGCCATCAATGCCGAGGTGGCGGCCCCGTCCCGCCCGAGCCCCGGACCTACGCCCGTGCCTGCGCCCGAAAAGCCTCCGGCCGTGCGCGAAGCCCCGGACGTGCAGGCCACGGTGACCTCACCGCACGAGGCCCCGAAAGCCGACGCGCCCCTCCTGGACGCGGCGGAGCGGGCCTTGCTGGTGGGTGATTACATTCAGGCGAACCGGTGGGCTCTCGAGGCGGTGGCGGCGGGCAAGAGCGCGCAGGCCTATGGTTTGTTGGCGCGGGTGCACCTGGCGCAAGAAGAAGCGCAGGCCGCGCGTGCCGTGGTAGAGGAGGGGCTCAGCCGCTACCCTTCGGACCGGTTGCTCTTGAAACTGTCGGAAAGGTTGAAATAG
- a CDS encoding right-handed parallel beta-helix repeat-containing protein yields the protein MTCTRVLGLTMVACVWLASSCETQTVCDLGGPLCTEKVVPPVVADGAVDASEPDAFPSEAGIDAEEPVDTRPGCTPSMECADPDRPVCNQGMCTKCKSNAACKERGDAQPLCDEMTGRCVACLGHGSCPEEAPACVQGACVACTSPGADANVCSGRNGQKPVCGDQGRCVECVANGDCKASNKPICEASSCRPCRTDPECPVEPGVCMSHEDGRCASPAESVYVENVAAKCMNAAQAGTLATPYCGLQEGLTAAAGAGKALVVLRGPKAVFGAVYAGPAKLSLVGQGGALVAPGAATGLTVSGGQLYVRGVTVKGGTEAGVSVTGANTRLSLEQSAIVDNAGGGILVENAQLVLKNSVVARNGPGFSGAAAWGGMLLTQPAAGSRIERSTVLENKAPGILCSTRIEGIDVFVSGNSTIGISPVCGFDSCSAPGPMCGSSL from the coding sequence ATGACTTGCACACGCGTCTTGGGGCTGACGATGGTGGCCTGCGTGTGGCTCGCTTCGAGCTGCGAGACACAGACCGTTTGTGACCTCGGGGGGCCCCTGTGCACCGAGAAGGTCGTGCCGCCCGTCGTGGCAGATGGCGCGGTGGATGCCAGCGAGCCCGATGCTTTCCCCAGCGAGGCGGGCATCGACGCCGAGGAGCCCGTCGACACGCGCCCGGGCTGCACACCGAGCATGGAATGCGCGGACCCAGACCGGCCCGTTTGCAACCAAGGTATGTGCACGAAGTGTAAATCGAATGCGGCGTGCAAAGAGCGGGGTGATGCGCAACCGCTCTGTGACGAGATGACGGGCCGGTGTGTGGCGTGCCTCGGCCACGGGAGCTGCCCGGAGGAGGCCCCGGCATGCGTGCAGGGCGCGTGTGTGGCCTGCACCAGCCCAGGAGCGGACGCCAATGTCTGCTCCGGCCGCAATGGGCAAAAGCCAGTCTGCGGCGATCAAGGACGCTGTGTCGAATGTGTGGCCAACGGGGATTGCAAGGCGAGCAACAAGCCCATCTGCGAGGCCAGTTCGTGCCGGCCGTGTCGCACCGACCCCGAATGCCCCGTAGAGCCGGGGGTGTGCATGTCTCACGAAGACGGGCGTTGTGCCAGCCCGGCCGAGTCCGTCTACGTCGAAAACGTTGCGGCCAAGTGTATGAATGCGGCCCAAGCGGGGACGCTCGCAACGCCGTACTGTGGGCTTCAGGAAGGCCTCACGGCGGCGGCGGGGGCCGGCAAGGCCTTGGTGGTCCTCCGCGGGCCCAAGGCCGTTTTTGGCGCTGTCTACGCCGGGCCCGCAAAGCTATCGCTGGTGGGGCAGGGGGGGGCCTTGGTGGCACCTGGGGCCGCCACGGGACTCACGGTCAGCGGTGGACAGCTCTACGTTCGCGGCGTGACGGTCAAGGGTGGTACAGAGGCGGGGGTGTCCGTCACGGGAGCGAACACGAGGCTGTCACTCGAGCAAAGTGCGATCGTGGACAACGCCGGGGGGGGGATTTTGGTGGAGAACGCCCAGCTGGTACTGAAGAACAGCGTGGTGGCACGCAATGGACCGGGGTTTTCGGGGGCGGCCGCTTGGGGCGGCATGCTGCTGACTCAGCCGGCGGCGGGCTCGCGCATCGAGCGTTCAACCGTTCTCGAGAACAAGGCGCCCGGGATTCTGTGTTCGACCCGCATCGAAGGCATCGATGTCTTCGTGAGCGGGAACAGCACGATCGGAATCTCTCCGGTCTGTGGTTTCGACTCGTGTTCCGCTCCGGGGCCGATGTGTGGCTCCAGCCTGTGA
- a CDS encoding ATP-binding cassette domain-containing protein produces MTVASLTLSWSEPGLTLLTGANGAGKSYAARALAAEVLGAELLSAESQQAFYEAQLAASESNFQQGVDTSSKVSELLGDAGRAHPLCEAFRLGPLWDRGYTALSTGEARKVLLLQAVLHAPPLMVLDEPFEGLDVASRQELARAIVQVAARHHVLVVATFRAGEPPFPAEAVREVIVLAHREITFRGTAAAFLAQAAPLRSVHAPPPVELGSFYPPLPPDVPLVRLVRGRVQYGDDVIFEGLDFSVAQGQHTLIEGPNGSGKSTLLELITGDHPQGYSNDLTLFGRRRGSGETVWDLKKNVGMVSARLHRDYRVGGSVEEVLMSGLHDSIGLYCQAEPSHRARAHAWLEWLGLGLAPTAAFRALSFGQQRLVLIGRAVIKVPPLVVMDEPTAGLDPAARERALELIASLGTQAKSTVLMVTHRDDERLFWHKRVGGAVLALRAR; encoded by the coding sequence ATGACCGTTGCGTCGCTCACGCTTTCGTGGTCCGAACCGGGCCTCACCCTCCTCACCGGCGCCAACGGCGCGGGCAAGTCCTACGCTGCCCGCGCCCTGGCCGCCGAAGTGTTGGGCGCGGAGTTGCTTTCGGCGGAGAGCCAGCAGGCCTTCTACGAGGCCCAGCTGGCTGCCTCCGAGAGCAACTTCCAGCAGGGTGTGGACACCAGCAGCAAGGTGTCCGAGCTGCTCGGCGACGCGGGGCGCGCCCACCCGCTCTGCGAGGCGTTTCGCCTGGGTCCGCTGTGGGATCGCGGCTATACCGCGCTTTCCACGGGCGAGGCGCGCAAGGTGCTGCTTCTGCAGGCCGTGCTGCACGCGCCGCCGCTCATGGTGCTCGATGAGCCCTTCGAGGGGCTCGACGTGGCGTCTCGCCAGGAGCTGGCGCGCGCCATCGTGCAGGTGGCGGCCCGCCACCACGTGTTGGTGGTGGCCACCTTCCGCGCCGGTGAGCCGCCTTTCCCCGCCGAAGCGGTGCGTGAGGTGATCGTACTGGCGCATCGGGAGATCACCTTTCGCGGCACGGCGGCCGCGTTTCTGGCACAGGCCGCGCCGCTGCGATCAGTGCACGCACCACCGCCCGTCGAGCTCGGCAGCTTTTACCCGCCGTTGCCGCCCGACGTGCCGCTGGTGCGCCTTGTGCGCGGACGCGTGCAATACGGCGATGACGTCATCTTCGAGGGCCTCGACTTCAGCGTGGCGCAGGGCCAGCACACCTTGATTGAAGGCCCGAACGGCTCTGGCAAGTCCACCTTGCTCGAGCTCATCACGGGAGATCACCCTCAGGGCTACAGCAACGATCTCACTCTCTTTGGCCGGCGGCGCGGCAGTGGTGAGACGGTCTGGGATCTCAAAAAGAACGTGGGTATGGTTTCGGCGCGCCTGCACCGCGATTACCGCGTGGGCGGCAGCGTGGAAGAGGTGCTGATGAGCGGCCTCCACGACAGCATCGGCCTTTACTGTCAGGCTGAACCCAGCCATCGCGCCCGCGCCCACGCGTGGCTCGAGTGGCTTGGGCTGGGGCTTGCGCCCACGGCGGCCTTTCGCGCGTTGTCCTTCGGGCAGCAGCGGCTGGTGCTGATTGGCCGCGCGGTCATCAAGGTGCCTCCGCTGGTGGTCATGGATGAGCCCACGGCGGGCCTTGACCCCGCCGCCCGCGAGCGCGCGCTGGAGCTGATCGCGTCGCTCGGCACCCAAGCCAAGAGCACCGTCCTCATGGTCACCCATCGCGACGATGAACGCCTCTTCTGGCACAAGCGGGTGGGTGGCGCGGTCCTGGCGCTGCGCGCGCGGTGA
- the ilvC gene encoding ketol-acid reductoisomerase, with amino-acid sequence MSRQNYFNTLTMAGKLDQLGRCRFMDRSEFNGVEKLRGKKVVIVGCGAQGLNQGLNMRDSGLDVTYALRADAIEQKRVSYQNATNNGFKVGTYEQLIPTADLVCNLAPDKQHADVVSKVMPLMKKGACLAYSHGFNIVEEGQQIRKDLTVVMVAPKCPGTEVREEYKRGFGVPTLIAVHKENDPNGDGLEIAKAYAAATGGDRAGVLESSFVAEVKSDLMGEQTILCGMLQTGSILCFDRMVAQGIEPGYASKLVQYGWETVTEALKQGGITLMMDRLSNPAKVKAFELAEELRTLMRPLFQKHQDDIITGVFSETMMRDWDNGDANLLGWRAATNDTAFEQTAAGATKISEQEYFDNAVLMVAMIKAGVELAFECMVAVGMKPESAYYESLHETPLIANLIARKKLYEMNKVISDTAEYGCYLFSHAAVPLLKEFMARQSTDVIGKPFAPGSQQVDNRRLLTINQAIENHPVETIGKTLRGYMTAMKQIAVGG; translated from the coding sequence ATGTCCCGTCAGAACTATTTCAATACCCTCACGATGGCCGGCAAGCTCGACCAGCTGGGCCGATGCCGGTTCATGGACCGCAGCGAATTCAATGGCGTGGAAAAGCTCCGCGGCAAGAAGGTGGTGATCGTCGGCTGCGGCGCCCAGGGGTTGAACCAGGGCCTCAACATGCGCGATTCGGGGCTGGACGTGACCTACGCCCTGCGCGCGGACGCCATCGAACAAAAGCGCGTGAGCTACCAGAACGCCACCAACAATGGCTTCAAGGTGGGCACCTACGAGCAGCTCATCCCCACCGCCGATCTGGTGTGCAACCTGGCGCCCGACAAGCAACACGCCGACGTGGTGTCCAAGGTCATGCCCCTCATGAAAAAGGGCGCCTGCCTCGCCTACAGCCACGGGTTCAACATCGTGGAAGAGGGGCAGCAGATTCGTAAAGACCTCACCGTGGTCATGGTGGCGCCCAAGTGCCCCGGCACCGAGGTGCGCGAGGAGTACAAGCGCGGCTTCGGCGTGCCCACGCTGATCGCGGTGCACAAGGAAAACGATCCGAACGGCGACGGGCTGGAGATCGCCAAGGCCTACGCAGCAGCCACGGGCGGCGACCGTGCCGGTGTGCTCGAGTCGAGCTTCGTGGCCGAGGTCAAGAGCGACCTCATGGGCGAGCAGACCATCCTCTGCGGCATGCTGCAAACAGGCTCCATTTTGTGCTTCGACCGCATGGTGGCCCAGGGCATCGAGCCTGGCTACGCCAGCAAGCTCGTGCAGTACGGCTGGGAGACCGTCACCGAGGCGCTCAAGCAGGGCGGCATCACGTTGATGATGGATCGCCTGAGCAATCCGGCGAAGGTGAAGGCGTTCGAGCTGGCCGAGGAGCTGCGCACCCTGATGCGTCCGCTCTTCCAAAAGCACCAGGACGACATCATCACGGGCGTGTTCAGCGAGACCATGATGCGCGACTGGGACAACGGCGACGCAAACCTGCTGGGCTGGCGCGCGGCCACGAACGACACCGCGTTCGAGCAAACGGCCGCAGGTGCCACGAAGATCAGCGAGCAAGAGTACTTCGACAACGCCGTGCTGATGGTGGCCATGATCAAGGCCGGCGTGGAGCTGGCCTTCGAGTGCATGGTGGCCGTGGGCATGAAGCCCGAGTCGGCTTACTACGAGTCGCTTCACGAGACGCCCCTCATCGCCAACCTGATCGCGCGCAAGAAGCTCTACGAGATGAACAAGGTCATCAGCGACACGGCCGAGTATGGCTGTTACCTGTTCAGCCACGCCGCCGTGCCTCTGCTCAAGGAGTTCATGGCCAGACAGTCGACCGATGTCATCGGCAAGCCCTTTGCGCCCGGCAGCCAGCAGGTGGACAACCGCCGTCTGCTCACCATCAACCAGGCCATCGAGAACCACCCTGTGGAGACGATCGGCAAAACGCTGCGTGGCTACATGACGGCCATGAAGCAGATCGCGGTCGGCGGCTGA
- the ilvY gene encoding HTH-type transcriptional activator IlvY: MSALSTQELNAFLRLADSLHFARAADALHMSPSALTRCIQRIESELGQTLLHRTKRTVTLTRAGEIFRVHARAQLAAHARLMEELAAESRAPTGELRMACTVTACHSVLPKLLARCRARYPGIHLQLSTSDASRCLQRLENDEVDVAVVPEPDRPADELRFVRLAFTELSFIAPAADKDLARRARQGGSAWDGLPVILPRRGLERERLDAWLAAQGARPDVYAEVEGNEAILAMVALGCGVGVVPELVRKDSPLRGRIELVEVKQPPAGYHVSLCAKGRTLARRTAAALWELAPATSSL, from the coding sequence ATGTCTGCGCTCTCTACTCAAGAACTCAATGCTTTCCTGCGGTTGGCAGACAGTCTTCACTTCGCCCGCGCCGCTGATGCGCTGCATATGAGCCCGTCCGCGCTCACCCGATGCATCCAGCGCATCGAGAGCGAGCTCGGGCAGACGCTGCTCCACCGCACGAAGCGCACCGTCACATTGACCCGTGCGGGCGAGATCTTCCGCGTCCATGCGCGCGCGCAGCTGGCGGCTCATGCGCGCTTGATGGAAGAGCTGGCGGCCGAGAGCCGTGCGCCCACCGGTGAGCTGCGTATGGCCTGTACGGTGACGGCGTGCCACTCGGTGCTTCCGAAGCTGCTCGCACGTTGCCGCGCCCGGTACCCCGGCATTCACCTGCAGCTCAGCACTTCAGATGCCTCGCGCTGTTTGCAGCGGCTCGAAAATGACGAAGTGGACGTGGCCGTCGTGCCCGAGCCCGACCGTCCCGCCGACGAGCTCCGCTTCGTGCGGCTCGCGTTCACGGAGCTTTCCTTCATCGCCCCCGCCGCCGACAAAGACCTGGCCCGGCGCGCGCGGCAAGGCGGCAGCGCCTGGGACGGTCTGCCGGTGATCCTGCCCCGGCGGGGGCTCGAGCGCGAGCGCCTGGACGCGTGGCTCGCGGCCCAGGGCGCGCGTCCCGATGTCTACGCCGAAGTGGAAGGCAACGAGGCCATCTTGGCCATGGTGGCGTTGGGATGCGGCGTGGGTGTGGTCCCCGAGCTCGTGCGCAAGGATAGCCCCCTGCGCGGGCGCATCGAGCTCGTGGAGGTGAAGCAGCCGCCCGCTGGTTACCACGTCTCGTTGTGCGCCAAGGGGCGTACGCTTGCCCGCCGCACGGCGGCCGCGCTGTGGGAGCTTGCCCCGGCCACATCGTCGTTGTGA
- a CDS encoding LacI family transcriptional regulator: MSAPQRPVSLRDVASATGLSRTAVSLALRNDPQISAPTRARVKAAATRLGYARNPVVGALMARMRAGPKNRCRLLIGLVNGHRQKDAFTTHPTIPRYVEGIERRARTLGYGLDRFWLHEPNLGSDRWCSMLASRGVQGLILVGIMGDNRIPAAFTPVLERFPSVVTGVRTISPVLPFASVDHYILSVRAMDEALALGYRRPALVLDQVIDDLVEGRFSAGFRQGQKKLPKTRRIPPFFEVAAARADRSAFFAWMKRYRPDCLFTLYHEVGRWVAERGLVVPHDIALVQLERRPSHPDWAGMNQHNDMAGEAALDMVVSMIHSGEPALPTYPRSTLIGPTWQPGPTAPGRR, from the coding sequence ATGAGTGCCCCCCAGCGTCCTGTCAGTCTTCGCGATGTCGCGTCAGCGACGGGGCTGTCTCGCACGGCCGTCTCGCTGGCCTTGCGCAACGATCCGCAAATCAGCGCCCCCACCCGGGCCCGGGTGAAGGCCGCGGCCACACGCCTGGGGTATGCCCGCAACCCCGTGGTGGGAGCCCTGATGGCACGCATGCGGGCGGGCCCCAAGAACCGCTGCCGTTTGCTGATTGGCCTCGTCAACGGCCACCGTCAAAAAGATGCCTTCACCACCCATCCCACCATCCCGCGGTATGTCGAGGGCATCGAACGGCGCGCGCGGACTCTGGGCTACGGCCTCGACAGGTTCTGGCTGCATGAACCCAACCTTGGCTCGGATCGTTGGTGTTCCATGCTCGCGTCCCGCGGCGTTCAGGGACTCATCCTGGTGGGCATCATGGGCGACAACCGCATTCCCGCGGCGTTCACGCCGGTCCTTGAACGGTTCCCCTCGGTCGTCACGGGCGTGCGCACGATCTCACCCGTGCTGCCCTTCGCCAGCGTCGATCACTACATTCTGTCCGTGCGCGCGATGGATGAAGCGCTTGCGCTCGGCTACCGCCGACCGGCGTTGGTGCTGGACCAGGTGATCGACGACTTGGTGGAGGGACGCTTCAGCGCGGGGTTCCGCCAGGGACAGAAAAAACTTCCGAAGACACGCAGAATCCCGCCCTTCTTCGAGGTGGCGGCCGCGCGCGCGGATCGCTCCGCCTTTTTCGCCTGGATGAAACGCTACAGGCCCGATTGTCTCTTCACGCTGTATCACGAGGTGGGTCGGTGGGTGGCAGAGAGGGGCCTCGTGGTCCCGCACGACATTGCCCTCGTGCAGCTCGAGCGACGACCCAGCCATCCCGACTGGGCAGGCATGAACCAACACAACGACATGGCCGGCGAAGCGGCCCTGGACATGGTGGTGTCCATGATCCACAGCGGGGAACCTGCCCTGCCAACCTACCCGCGGTCGACCCTCATCGGCCCGACCTGGCAGCCCGGCCCCACCGCACCAGGCCGCCGCTGA
- a CDS encoding ribulokinase — protein MSSFALGLDFGTGAARAVIARVADGEVVGMGSLAYPSGEGGVLLDARNVLLARQNPADYLIALTAAVRGAINQARESARDFDPAAIVGVGVDTTGSSPLPVDAKNRALGTQAGFEKDLDAQCWLWKDHTSIEEAEALTARARALRPDYLAWVGDTYSSEWWWAKIWHCLATNRKVFGAAKSWVELADWIPSQLCGIEDPHQIRRGLCPAGHKALFSRRWGGLPDAAFLEVLDPALAQLRPRLFDDAVDVHVAAGALSAAWAERLGLRPGIPVGVGIFDVHAGALGCGVRPGVLVKAIGTSTCDCTVMPLAAMRAIPGVCGVADSSILPGMAGIEAGQSAVGDLFGWWVDTVLGEAGHGALTRDAAASGPGASGLLALDWNNGNRTVLVDTRLTGLLVGQTLQTTKAEIYRALIESSAFGARTILERLTAYGVPVETIVCCGGIAQKNALLMQIYADVTGRPHAVAGVDEACAFGAALIGATLAEPAATRDITRTQAAMVPAVKQVYEPRADASQIYESLFGLYTDLHDGFGRANHAKPLAHVMKDLMALRDRVRHVAKSDV, from the coding sequence GTGTCTTCCTTCGCTCTCGGACTCGACTTCGGAACGGGTGCCGCACGGGCTGTCATTGCGCGCGTGGCCGACGGCGAAGTGGTCGGCATGGGGAGCCTGGCGTATCCCTCCGGCGAGGGGGGCGTGCTGCTGGACGCTCGCAACGTGCTCTTGGCCCGTCAGAACCCTGCTGACTACTTGATCGCGCTCACTGCGGCGGTGCGCGGGGCTATCAATCAAGCCCGTGAGAGCGCGCGCGACTTCGATCCGGCGGCCATCGTGGGCGTGGGTGTGGACACCACGGGCTCCTCGCCTCTGCCGGTGGATGCAAAGAACCGGGCCCTTGGCACCCAGGCGGGCTTCGAGAAGGACCTCGACGCGCAGTGCTGGCTGTGGAAGGACCATACGTCCATCGAAGAGGCCGAAGCGCTGACCGCCAGGGCCCGCGCCCTCCGTCCCGATTACCTGGCGTGGGTGGGCGATACCTATTCGTCCGAGTGGTGGTGGGCCAAGATCTGGCATTGCCTTGCAACGAACCGCAAGGTGTTTGGGGCGGCGAAGAGTTGGGTGGAGCTTGCGGACTGGATCCCCTCCCAGCTCTGTGGCATCGAGGACCCCCACCAGATCCGCCGCGGCTTGTGCCCCGCAGGTCACAAGGCCCTGTTTTCGCGACGCTGGGGGGGCTTGCCCGACGCCGCGTTTCTCGAGGTGCTCGACCCTGCCTTGGCGCAGCTTCGGCCCCGCCTGTTCGACGACGCGGTGGATGTGCACGTCGCGGCGGGCGCGCTCTCGGCTGCCTGGGCTGAACGCCTGGGCTTGCGCCCCGGCATCCCCGTGGGCGTTGGCATCTTCGACGTCCACGCCGGCGCCCTTGGGTGCGGCGTCCGGCCGGGGGTGCTCGTCAAGGCCATCGGCACCTCGACCTGCGACTGCACGGTGATGCCCCTTGCGGCCATGCGCGCGATCCCCGGGGTCTGCGGGGTGGCCGATTCATCCATCCTGCCGGGCATGGCGGGCATCGAAGCGGGGCAATCTGCGGTGGGCGATCTCTTCGGTTGGTGGGTCGACACCGTGCTTGGTGAAGCCGGGCATGGTGCCTTGACCCGCGACGCAGCGGCCTCGGGGCCGGGCGCCTCCGGGCTTTTGGCCCTCGATTGGAACAACGGGAACCGAACGGTGCTCGTGGATACGCGGCTGACAGGTCTGCTCGTGGGGCAGACGTTGCAAACGACGAAGGCCGAGATCTATCGCGCGCTCATTGAATCCTCGGCGTTCGGCGCTCGGACCATTCTCGAACGTCTGACGGCCTACGGCGTGCCTGTGGAGACCATCGTCTGCTGCGGAGGCATCGCGCAGAAAAATGCATTGCTGATGCAGATCTATGCGGACGTTACCGGACGGCCGCACGCGGTGGCGGGTGTGGATGAGGCCTGTGCTTTCGGTGCCGCCCTCATTGGGGCCACCCTGGCGGAGCCAGCGGCCACGCGGGACATCACGCGCACGCAAGCCGCGATGGTCCCCGCTGTCAAACAGGTCTACGAGCCCCGTGCGGATGCGTCCCAGATCTATGAGAGTCTGTTTGGGCTCTACACGGACCTTCACGACGGTTTTGGGCGCGCGAACCACGCCAAGCCCCTTGCGCACGTCATGAAAGACTTGATGGCGCTCCGCGACCGCGTGCGCCACGTCGCAAAGAGTGACGTCTGA